In Cyanobium sp. AMD-g, the DNA window TGAGAATGGAGAAAGTATCGACAAGGCGAGGTTGACTTGCCGCCAGCAGGCAGCCTCTCGGTACAAAGTTCAATAGCACATCCGCGCGGCAGTCAGAATGCTGGCCACAAAGCCCTGGCCCCCTTTCCATCGCGAGCGGAACCTTGACCAAATGGACGTCAGTCTGATGTCGGCCCGATTGCCCTGAGCCCTGCCTTGCCCTGCTCCTGATCGGAGAGGGCCGTTCCACCCAGGAGGAGGAGGCCATCCCCGTGGCCCTGGTCGTGGCCGAGTGTCGCAGCTTGCAACGGCGGTGGTTGCTGGACCTTGCGGCGGTCATCGGGCAGCCGCCGCCACAGTGCCCTCTCACCGCCGGGGCTGTCCTGCCGGAGGGATGGAGGCGCCGGTAGCACTCATCATCCCGACGCATGTCAGTGAGCTGATGCCCCTGAATTGCGCGATGAACCACCGCTTCCGCGCCCCCTACCGTCGCCGCCAGTGTGAGGGCCCGACCAGCCGCGATGTTCAGACCTGTCCTGACGAGAAGTGCGGTTAGGATCCCTATCCGTATGTGCTGCCAACCAGGGTGACGTATTGCATTGGCTACTGGCTGGAGAAGGGCCTGGTCATGGCCTCGGATTCCCGCACGAATGCAGGGGTTGATTATATTTCGAGCTACAGCAAGATGTACGTTTTCCAGCCGGCCTCGGATCGGCTGTTCGTGCTGCTTGCCGCCGGCAACCTGGCCACCACCCAGGCGGTGGTCAGCTGGATTCGCCGTGATCTCGATCGGCCGGCCGAGACCTTCATCACCGGGGGCAGGGATCTGCGCTCCTGTGATTATCTGTTTGAGGCGGCCGCCTACATCGGCCGGGTGAGTGTGGCGGTGCAGCAGGAGAATGCGGAGGCGCTGCAGCAGGCGGGAGCCAGCGGGGGGGCCTCCTTCATCCTGGGGGGGCAGATCGCCGGTGAGCCCCACGGCCTGTATCTGGTCTATCCCCAGGGCAACGCCATCATGGCCACCCGCGAAACGCCGTATCTGCAGATCGGCGAGACGAAGTACGGCAAACCTCCGCTGGATAACGTGGGCCACACCAACCTGTCCCTGGAGGACGCGGCCCGTCTCTGCCTGATCTCTGAGGTGCTCACCCAGCGTTCCAATCTCAGCGTTGGGCCCCCGTTCGAGCTGGCGATCCTCCCTGCCGACGCCCTGGCGCTGGCCCACCGGCTGACCTTTCCGGCGCAGGCGCCGGAATTGGCGGCCATGGTCGAGACCTGGAGCGACGCCCAGCGGGAGGCGCTGCACCGCCTGCCCAGCTTCCCCTGGGAGCAGTCGCCGCCGGGCTGAACCTGCTGGCAGCGCCGTTGTCCCCCTCACCACCGTTCCCCGCCATGTGGTCCGTTTCCGAATGGGTGTCCAACGGCCACCTACCCACCGCCGAGGTTGTGCAGGCGCTGGTGGCTGAGGCCCATGGCCGCTTCGCCCCGGTTCTGGATGGTCAGGTGGCCGACTACATCCCCGCCCTGGCGGCCGCGCCTCCCGACCACTTCGGCCTTTGCGTCTCCAGCTGCGGCGGAGCGTTGTTCGAGGCGGGCGAGGCCCGGGTGGCCTTCAGCATCCAGAGCATCTCCAAGCCCTTCCTGTTCGCCCTGATCTGCCAGGCCATCGGTGAGGAGGAGGCCCGCGAGAAGCTCGGGGTCAACAGCACCGGCCTGCCATTCAATTCCGTTCTGGCGGTGGAGCGCAGTGGCGACGGCCTCTCCAACCCGATGGTGAATGCCGGGGCGATCGCCGCCACCAGCCTGGCCCCGGGAGCCAGCAGCGAGGCGAAGTGGGCCTTCATCCAGGACGGCTTCTCGCGCTTCGCCGGCCGGCGGCTGGAGATCGACATGCGGGTCTTCGATTCGGAGCTGGCCAGCAATCGCCGCAACGCCGGTCTGGCCACGCTGCTGAGCGACCATGACCGCATCTGGTGGGATCCCGACGAAGCCACCGAGCTTTACACCCGCCAGTGTTCCCTCAGTGTCACGGCAGCCGACCTGGCGGTGATGGCCGCCACCCTGGCCAACGGCGGACGTCAGCCCGTCACGGGTGAGCAGGTGATCGAGGCGATCCATTGCCAGCACGTGCTGGCGGTGATGGTCACCGCCGGGTTATATGAAACCTCCGGTGACTGGCTGTATGCCACCGGCCTGCCAGGGAAGAGCGGCGTGGCCGGTGGCATGATCACGGTGGCCCCGGGCAAGGGGGGCCTGGCGACGTATTCGCCACCCCTCGATGAGGCGGGCAACAGCGTGCGCGGCCAGCTCACGGCGCGCTTCCTCTCCGAACGCCTGGGACTGAACCTGTTCGCCTCCCGGCCCGAAGGGAGCCCCTGAAGCATGGCTGCTGCAAGGGAGATGACGGCCTCACCTGTCTACGATCCAGCCTCCGCAGGGGGCCTTTTGTCGCCATGATCAGCACCACCAATCTCGTGCGCTATCTCCTGCTGGTGGCCTGTATCGGCGTCACGGTGGTGATCTTCAATTACTTTTCAGGCACGATTGCGGTGTTCACGGCAGCCGCCATCGTGGCGGCCCTGCTCAACATCCCGGTGAAGTGGCTGTGCCGCTATCTGCCGCGGGGATGGTCGATTGCCGCCGTTTCCTGCGGCGCCCTGATCCTCTTTGTGGGCTTCGTCACTGGCATTGGCCTGCAGGTGCTCAACCAGGGCCAGGGTCTGCTGATGGATCTGCAAGGCACCTTGAAACAGCAGGATCTCACGCCCCTGCATCAATATCTCAAAACCTATGGATTCGACAGAATCACATCGCTGCTGCAGGAGGGCCTGCTGACGGGACTGGGGTTGTTGCAAACCGTGTTTTCCGGGGTCTTCACACTGATTTTCGGTGCGGTGATCAGTCTCTACATGCTGATCGACGGCGAGAAGCTCTGGAAAGGATTCCTGGGGCTGATTCCTGAGCAGCACCGTGATCGTTTCGCTGAGACCTTTCTGCAGAGTGTCCTGGGATTCATTCGCGGTCAGCTGCTGCTGATGGTATTTCTGACCGTCTCAACGGCCGTGATTTTCCCGGTGCTGGGAGTGAAGTACAGCCTGATTCTGGCCGTCATTGTGGGGGTCCTTGATGTGATCCCAGGGATCGGCGCCACCCTCGGCATCGTGTTGATTTCCCT includes these proteins:
- a CDS encoding 20S proteasome subunit A/B, with amino-acid sequence MTYCIGYWLEKGLVMASDSRTNAGVDYISSYSKMYVFQPASDRLFVLLAAGNLATTQAVVSWIRRDLDRPAETFITGGRDLRSCDYLFEAAAYIGRVSVAVQQENAEALQQAGASGGASFILGGQIAGEPHGLYLVYPQGNAIMATRETPYLQIGETKYGKPPLDNVGHTNLSLEDAARLCLISEVLTQRSNLSVGPPFELAILPADALALAHRLTFPAQAPELAAMVETWSDAQREALHRLPSFPWEQSPPG
- the glsA gene encoding glutaminase A is translated as MWSVSEWVSNGHLPTAEVVQALVAEAHGRFAPVLDGQVADYIPALAAAPPDHFGLCVSSCGGALFEAGEARVAFSIQSISKPFLFALICQAIGEEEAREKLGVNSTGLPFNSVLAVERSGDGLSNPMVNAGAIAATSLAPGASSEAKWAFIQDGFSRFAGRRLEIDMRVFDSELASNRRNAGLATLLSDHDRIWWDPDEATELYTRQCSLSVTAADLAVMAATLANGGRQPVTGEQVIEAIHCQHVLAVMVTAGLYETSGDWLYATGLPGKSGVAGGMITVAPGKGGLATYSPPLDEAGNSVRGQLTARFLSERLGLNLFASRPEGSP
- a CDS encoding AI-2E family transporter produces the protein MISTTNLVRYLLLVACIGVTVVIFNYFSGTIAVFTAAAIVAALLNIPVKWLCRYLPRGWSIAAVSCGALILFVGFVTGIGLQVLNQGQGLLMDLQGTLKQQDLTPLHQYLKTYGFDRITSLLQEGLLTGLGLLQTVFSGVFTLIFGAVISLYMLIDGEKLWKGFLGLIPEQHRDRFAETFLQSVLGFIRGQLLLMVFLTVSTAVIFPVLGVKYSLILAVIVGVLDVIPGIGATLGIVLISLMVFASQGGDIGLRALIASVLLGQIQDNIVRPKVMGEAMELNPVILFLALFIGQRVAGLLGVFLSIPIAGMIAIWIHSDRQQQEPILLTPAGED